The genomic interval TAAACGCGTCATGCGCGGGAGGCTCGTTCATTATCGGGGAGACTTTGGCAGCCTCTGTGCAACTATAGTTGCGTGGAGTGGCAATCAAAAACTGAATATAATCTTGTACACTGCATTTTGGTCGGTTCATTGTTGTATTTTAACGCAATTGTTTGTCAACTGCGTAACTCCTAATCCTTAATCAATTCCCCGCGCAACGAGGAAAGAACCAGGTCTAGAACACCCTTTTTTGCCCATCGATTGGCACGTGTATAAATGGTGTGCCAATTCCCGAATTCTTTTGGCAAATCACGCCACTTACATCCCTGCTCTAAAATATGCAATATCGCATTTAGAACTGTAAAATTGGAAATTTTTACATTTCCACGCTGATGTGGCAGCATCTGTTCTATTTTTTTAAATTGTACAATGGTTAATTCCATGTTTTTTCTAAAAATGTTAGTGTTAACAGGCCCTAATTTAACTAATCCCCCTGAAGGGGGTGGTCTCAAACCAGCAAGGAATTTTGATGAGTAGGTGGTTAAAGATGATGCCATTATTAATTAGCGTTGCGTTTTCATCGTTGCTGCGTGCAACCGAAGAACCAACCGCAGTGGAGGCGAAGGCCGCTATCAGAAAAACGTTATCCACCATTGATGACACCGCCACGCCCACAAACATTTCTCACGCAACGGTGACGGTAGAATCAATAGAATGTGACGATGCAATGCTTGCCACAATTGCCTCGACAGTACCCTCAGATAACGACCTGGCCCGGGTTGAGCGTGACGCAACCGCTGATTCCGCGATGCTGCCGCGCTTGGCAGCTATGTTGTTGGCGCGTAATAACCACGGCGATGCGAGCCGTGCGCTACGTTTGCTTGAAGGTTTTCCGCGCCAACATCCGACGTGGGCACGGGGTTCAGTTCAATGGTTGTTGCTGCTTGCTAGGGAACGGGTATTGGCGCGCAAGGGCGAGATCCGCATCAAAAGCGCGACCAATGTCCAAAATAATGAATTAATCACCTTGCGTAAGGAGCTGGAAGAAGCTCGCAAGGATCGGGAAACTGCGCGGCGCGAGATCATTGAGCTGCGGCGCAAACTCAAGGACATCACCTCCATTGAGAAAAGCATGGATGAGCGCAAAACCCATTGATTCCTTGAATATTCATCCCCAACCACGGGTATTAGTGGTGGATGACGATCCTGACTTGTTGCGCCTGCTGACCATTCGTCTAAAAGCAGCGGGCTACGAGGTCGCGGGTGCCGGTGGAGGCGAACAGGCTCTTTCCATGCTGCCCACTTTTCGCCCTCAGGTATTGCTTACCGATCTGCGCATGGATGGCATGGATGGTTTGGCATTGTTCGATACCGTAAGCCGCCGCCATCCAACGTTACCGGTGATCATCTTGACCGCCCACGGCACCATCCCAGAGGCGGTGGATGCTACCCGTCGTGGAATTTTCGGCTTTCTTACCAAGCCGTTCGACGCTCGTTTGTTGGTGGAACAGATCGACGCTGCCGTGCGTCTGCGCGCACCCGATGCGCCCGATGTGGCGGCCGCTACCTGGCGTGCCGACATCATTACCCGGAGCAGCGCCATGGAAGAGGTGCTTTCCCAGGCGCGACGGGTAGCGGAGGGTGATGCCAGCATCTACATCCATGGCGATAGCGGCACCGGCAAGGAATTGTTGGCGCGGGCCATTCATCGCGCTGGACGCCGCGCTCGGGGACCATTTTTGGCTCTGAACTGCGCCGCTATTCCAGAAAACCTCTTGGAATCTGAATTGTTCGGCCATGTCAAGGGCGCCTTTACCGGAGCGGTAAACAGCAACAAAGGAATGTTCGTGGCAGCCAGTGGTGGCACGCTGTTTTTGGACGAGATTGGAGATATGCCGCTCTCTTTTCAGGCTAAACTGTTGCGGGTATTGCAAGAGCGCCAGGTGCGTCCGGTAGGTGCCACTCAGAACATCGCGGTGGACGTGCGGATTATTTGCGCCAGTCACCGTGATTTAGAGGTTGAAATACGCAACCGTGAGTTTCGTGAGGATCTTTATTATCGCTTGTGCGTGGTCACCCTGCATTTGCCATCCCTCGCCGAACGTCCCGAGGATATTTTGCTTTTAGCAGATTATTTTCTCACCACTCTTTCCAAACGCTATGGTTATGAAGATCTACGCTTTGCGCCCGAGGCATTAGAATTATTGGTCCAGGCTCCTTGGCCGGGTAATGTGCGTCAACTCTATAATGTTGTTGAACAGGTAGTCGCCCTCTCCACCGGAACGGTGATTCCATCATTGTTGGTGGGTCGCGCCTTGCGTGGCGAACCGCAGGATATCCCTTCTCTTGAGGAGGCGCGAAATGATTTTGAGCGTGATTACCTAGTGCGTCTTCTTCGATTAACCCGTGGCAATGTAGCTCACGCAGCACGCTTGGCAAAACGCAACCGCACCGAATTTTATCGTTTGCTGCATCGACATCATCTGGATCCTGTCCAATTCAAAGACGAGATGGGCTAGGATGTTAAGAACTCTTCGAGATCGAGTGGTTTCCACGTTAAAAATTTATGAAAATTCTTGATCGCTATATTGGCCGCGTCGTGGCCTTCGGTATTTCAGTAGTGATGCTAGTTTTACTTGCACTGTATACCTTCGTGGCGCTGCTAGGGGAAATGGATCGAGTAGGTAGCGGCCATTACGGAATTGTTGCGGCTATCATTTATGTGCTGTATACCCTTCCTAAACGCGTCTATGAACTCTTTCCCGTAACTGCCCTAATTGGAACGTTGGTGAGTCTAGGAAGCCTTTCGGCAAGTTCAGAACTGACCGCAATTCGTGCCGCAGGAGTGTCGATTGGGCGTATTGGACGATCCGTAATGCGCGTGGGGGCAATACTCATGGCCGCCGTGGTTCTGGTGGGAGAATTTATTGCACCCGACATGGAACAATACGCTACTCGCGAGCGAGCCATCGCTTTGGGTCAACAAGTGGCGATGAAGGGGCGTTCTGGATTCTGGGCGCGGGATGGAGATAACTTTATTAATATCCGACGGATTCATCCAGGCGGTCGGCTTTCGGACTTAACCATTTACCAACTCGATGCCGATCATCGCCTCAAGACGCAAACCCAGGCGACGATGGCCACTTATTACAACGGTGCTTGGCAACTCGCGGGAATTATGCGACGAGAAGTTTCCCGGGAGGGAATATCCACCGAATACATTCCTCAAGCAACCTGGCAATCCTTAATTAGTCCTGCATTATTGGAAGTGGTCATGGTTCGTCCCGATGCGCTTTCAATTGTTGGACTCTATCACTATATCCAATATCTGCAAGATAACCATCTTGATGCTTCGCGTTATCTCCAGGCAATGTGGACGAAATTAGTAGATCCAGTCACAACCGGAGTAATGATTCTCTTGGCGCTTCCTTTTATTTTTGGCCCGTTGCGTTCTGTTTCATTGAGCCAGCGGGTGCTCGCTGGATTTTTTGTTGGCATTTCTTTTCATATACTGAATCGCGCCTTCCATTATATTGGACAGATCTACTCATTGAATCCAGCTTTTAGCGCTTGTTTTCCTACCTTACTATTTCTTGGAATCACGTTGACCTGGTTAAAACGAGTACGCTAAAAAATATTAACCAAAATAGCGTTCGACATAGATGATCAGGTAACCAACAGTATTATTTGACTGATAATCACTGGAGACCTTACGTAAGGTAATTGGGATTTCTTGTGACCTATCTTTATCTTTGTGAAAAACCATCACAGGCCCGCGACATCGCCCGAGCATTAGGCGTGCGTAAAAAAGGCGTGGGCTGCTTGATGGGTGAAAGCAACGGCCAACAAATTGTGGTGACCTGGTGCTATGGACATTTACTAGAAATGGAGCCGCCAGATAGCTACGATCCGGCGTTCAAACGCTGGAGCCTTGAAACGCTGCCTATTGTGCCTAATGAGTGGCGGCTCGCGCCCCGGCCCGACGGCAAAGAACAGCTCCAGGCCATTCAAGCTCTGCTCAAGGAAGCCAGCGAGGTCATTATCGCCACCGACGCTGACCGTGAGGGCGAACTCATCGCCCGTGAGGTCTTGACACTTTCCCGCTGGCGTGGACCGGTGCAGCGGTTGTGGCTTTCCGCTCTGGATGACGCCAGTATTCGCAAGGCGCTCGCGGCGTTGCTACCCGGCGCGAAAACCGAGCCATTATGGCAAGCCGGACTTGGGCGTGCGCGTGCTGACTGGCTGGTGGGGATGAACTTGACCCGCGCCTACACCGTTACCGGACGACGCATGGGTTATGACGGCGTGCTCTCAGTGGGGCGGGTTCAAACTCCGACTCTAAAACTCATCGTGGATCGCGACCTGACCATTGAGTCATTTGTTCCAATTGCATATTTTGATGTTATCGCGCTATTTGTCTTAGAGGGTGATCCTGCCTACCACGGCGAGTATGAGGGCGAAGTCAAGAAAACGCGCAAGGGCAAAAAAGGTGCGGTGATGGCTAAGGCGGGCACGAATCCAGGTGAACGCCGCTTCCATGCGCGCTGGATACCGCCGGAGTCGGTCGCTGATGCTGAGGGGCGTTGCCTCAAACGCGAAGCGGCGGAAGATGTGGTCGCCAAGGTAACCAGGCATTTTGGCGAGATTGGCAAGGCCGAGACTAAACGAGTCAAGGAACCACCTCCTTTGCCTTTTGATCTCTCGACACTCCAACAGGTCGCCTCGCGGCGCTGGGGCATGGGCGCGCAACAGGTGCTCGACACCGCGCAGGCGCTTTACGAGACCCATAAGGCTATCACTTACCCACGCACTGATTGCCCCTATCTGCCCGATAGCCAGCACGCCGAGGCACCGACGGTATTGACGGCCATCGTGGCCTCCGATCCCACAATGGCAACCTTGGTACGCGACGCCAATCCAGCTCTTTGTTCACGGGCCTGGGACGAATCCAGGATTACCGCCCACCATGCCATTATTCCAACCGCCGCAAAATCTGAGGTCGGACGCATGAATGGCGTTGAACTCAAGATTTACGACCTGATTCGACGTCGCTACCTCGCCCAGTTTTATCCGGCACATGAATATGACCGCACCGAAGTGGAAGTCGTGATCGAGCAAGCGCTTTTTCGCGCTACGGGACGAGTGATGCGCATCGCGGGCTGGCGCGTGGCATTGGGAGAGGAGACGCCGACTGAGGACGGCGACGAGGAGCCAGTGCTGCCGGTGATGACCACGGGTGAGTCGGTCAAGAATTTAGAAACGTTGCTGGAGGACAAGCAGACCCGCCCACCGTCGCGGTACACCGAAGGCACACTGATCGCGGCGATGAAAAACGTTGGGCGCGCCGTCGCTGATCCCAAGCTCAAAAAGGTGCTTAAGGAAACCTCCGGCATCGGTACCGAAGCGACCCGTGCGGGTATCATCGAGACTCTGGTCAAACGGGGTTTTTTGCTCAAGGAAGGGCGCCGTAACCTGATTAGCACCCCTGCAGGACGGGCGTTGATCGACGCCTTGCCCGAGGCAGTTAAGGATCCAGCCACTACTGCATTATGGGAACAGGGCCTAGAGGAAATCGCACGCGGTGAGTCTGCCTTGCAACCCTTCCTGGAGCGTCAGGCGCGCTGGGTCGGTGAGATCATAGCAATAGTCAAAACAGGAAGAACGCCATCGGGCCTAGCCCGCCTGACGGCTCATAAACAAGGCATAAACGCCAAGAATACTCAGGTTTCATCTTTAGCCAAGGTAGACCATAAGACCGCCCAGGATGCGGACAAGACTATCGTCCAGACGCCCTCGCCTAGAGAAGGACACATACCGGCCCTTTGGGATGATATCCCCCCACCATGGGAGTCCGTTTCTTTCTCGCTTCCTTCGCCAGCGACACAAATTCATTGCCCAAGTTGTAACCAGGGACACCTTGTGAAACGTACCGCCCAACGTGGTGCAAATACCGGAAGAATTTTTTGGGGCTGCTCGGAGTTTCCACGCTGTCGATACACGGATTACCATTGATACTTATCAAATTGAATCAATTCTAGTTTAACTCTGAAGATGCTTGACAACGTGATCCACTTTACCAAGATGCACGGGCTAGGTAATGATTTCGTCATCATTGATGCCCTCCGTCAACAAATTACACTTACTCCGACCTTAGTGCGTTTTTTCGCTGATCGTCATTTTGGGATAGGCTGTGATCAAGTGTTATTGGTGGAGCATAGCGAACGAAAGGGATTAGACTTTCGCTATCGTATCTTTAATGCCGACGGTGGCGAAGTTGAACAGTGTGGTAATGGTGCTCGCTGTTTTGCTCGTTTTGTACGTGAGGAAGGATTGACCAATAAGGATCAAATCGCCGTGGAAACTGCTGCTGGAGAAATTTTTTTACGCATAGAAAAAAATGGAGAGGTAACCGTGAATATGGGAAAACCCTGTTTTATTCCCGAAGCCATCCCTTTCTTGGCAGATCAGGAAGCAATTTTTTATTCGTTGTTGGTGACAGAACAAAAAATATCTTGCGGGGTAGTATCCATAGGTAATCCTCATTGTGTTTTACGCATCGATAACATCGCAACCGCAAATGAAACAATTACTACGCTTGGCCCTATTTTAGAACACCATGAGCGTTTTCCGCAGCGAGTTAATGTGGGATTTATGGAAGTAGTTACCCGCGAATCTATCAAACTACGGGTTCACGAACGTGGTGTGGGAGAAACCCTTGCTTGCGGTACAGGAGCCTGTGCCGCAGTAGCGGTGGGGATACGTCAGGGTCTACTGGATCCCAGGGTGATCGTGGATCTCCCTGGTGGACAGTTAACCATTCATTGGCCAAGCGAACGGGATCCCATCTCGATGACTGGGCCAGCGGCACGAGTTTTTGACGGCACAATTGAGTTAGCGTTCCTCGACCGTGCCCTGTTGAAAACCTGTGGATAACTTGGCTACTGTTGTGAATAACTTTGAGGCATCTTTGTTAGTTTTAATGGATGGAATTAGTTGTCCACAGAGTTATTCACAAGATATTCACAACTTATCCATAAGATATCATTTACATAATTTTTTTATTAATAAATACTTATAGACTTATTCACAGGTTTTGCGCTCCGTAATAACAACAAATTCTTTAAAATCTTTAAACATATATTATTGTAGTTAGTATACTTACCTATCATTTATTAATCTTTCTGGAGTTGCCACATGTTTAGTAGGAAAATAACCATTAAGGATTTTGATCCGGAATTATGGAGCGCGCTTCAGCAAGAGGCAGAACGTCAAGAGCAACATATCGAGCTTATTGCCTCGGAAAATTACGCAAGTCCGGGGGTATTAATGGCACAAGGTTCGGTGCTCACCAACAAGTACGCCGAGGGCTATCCGGGTAAGCGTTACTATGGTGGCTGCGAGCATGTTGACAGCGCCGAGCTGCTTGCCATTGAACGCGCAAAGAAGCTCTTTGGCGCTGCCTACGTCAATGTTCAACCACATTCAGGCTCTCAGGCTAACGCCGCTGCTTACATGGCATTAATCAACCCAGGCGATACCATTCTTGGGATGTCTCTGGATGCAGGAGGCCATCTTACGCATGGGGCGAAACCAAATTTTTCTGGTCGGATTTACAAGGCAATCCAGTATGGGGTTCGTGCCGGAGATGGACTGATTGATTATGATCAGGTTGAACGTCTGGCTAATGAGCACCGACCCAAACTCATTGTGGCGGGCTTTTCCGCTTACTCACGATGGGTGGACTGGGGGCGCTTTCGGGCAATTGCGGATAATGTTGGTGCCTATCTGCTGGTCGATATGGCGCATGTCGCAGGGTTGGTCGCTGTTGGACTTTATCCGAGTCCGATAGGAATTGCCGACGTGACTACCACCACCACCCATAAGACGCTCCGTGGTCCGCGTGGCGGCATGATTCTCGCACGAGCTAATCCCGACATTGAAAAGCGGATTTCTTCCCTAGTTTTTCCAGGTATCCAGGGAGGACCCTTGATGCATGTAATCGCCGCTAAGGCCATTGCCTTCAAGGAAGCATTAGCTCCTGAATTCAAGATTTATCAAACACAAGTCATCAGCAATGCCCGCACGATGGCAGAAGTTCTCGTTGAACGTGGTTATCGAATAGTTTCCGGAGGTACTGATAATCATTTATTCTTGGTGGATCTTATTCAACACGGCCTTACCGGTAAGGCCGCTGATGCCGCGCTGGGGGCTGCGTATATTACCGTCAATAAAAACGCTGTTCCCAACGATCCACAATCTCCATTTGTGACGAGTGGTATTCGTATTGGTACTCCGGCGATGACTACTCGTGGTTTTTGCGAATACGAATCTCGAATTCTTGCCAACTGGATTGCTGACATATTGAATGATGTGACCAATACTACGCTTCAGACCGAAATTAGAGCTAAGGTTCTTGATCTTTGTGCCCGTTTTCCCGTTTATACTAATTGATAAAGACTGATGCGTTGTCCCTTTTGTTTAGCCACGGATACCCGCGTGATTGATTCTCGCCTGGCGGGAGAAGGTGATCAGGTACGTCGACGCCGTGAATGTCCAAAATGCGAGGAGCGTTTCACTACGTTTGAAAGCGCGGAATTAATCATGCCTCGGGTTATTAAACGGGATGGAACTCGTCAACTTTTCGATCAAGCTAAATTACGCGTTGGAATGATGCGTTCCCTAGAAAAGCGCCCCCTGGATACCGAAGTCGTAGAATCCGCTATTGCGCGGATTGAATATCGATTACGAACGAGTGGCGAGCGGGAAGTACGCTCACGTATTTTAGGTGAATGGGTAATGGAAGAATTGCGGGGACTTGATCAAGTAGCCTATATACGCTTCGCTTCGGTCTATCGTGGCTTTAAGGACGTAAATGATTTCCGTGAAGAAATAGAGCGTCTACAGGAAGGATTATCGACCGATGGAAATAAATGAGGTTGAACTCGACAATGAATAAAATCGTAGCTGGCGATAAAAAAACATAATATCAACTTTATTCTTGAGTCTGGATGTCCATGTTTAGCCCGGAAGATCACCAATTCATGTCACGGGCGTTGCGACTTGCTCGTCGCGGCCTGTATACCACTGATCCCAATCCCCGTGTTGGTTGCGTTTTAGTCCGCGATAATGAAGTAGTGGGCGAAAGCTGGCACGAACGCACGGGCGAAGCGCACGCCGAGGTCCGTGCCTTGGCGTGTGCGGGTGAACGAGCGCGCGGCGCGACTTGTTATGTGACCTTGGAGCCTTGTTGCCACCAAGGCCGCACTCCACCCTGCGCGCGTGCCTTGATCAAGGCAGGAATAAAGCGTGTGGTAGCTGCCATGGAAGATCCCAATCCCCTGGTGAGCGGAAAGGGATTGGAAGAACTTAAGGCAGCCGGGATTTTGACTACAGTCGGTTTAATGGCCGCCGAAACTGAAGCGCTTAATCCTGGATTCATCAAACGGATGCGTTTCAAACGGCCCTACGTGCGCTGCAAGCTGGCAATGAGTCTGGATGGACGTACCGCCATGGCTTCGGGAGAAAGTAACTGGATTACCGATGCTCCTGCACGGATTGATGTCCAGCGACTTCGGGCGCGGAGTTCGGCGATGATGATGGGAATTGGTACGGTACTCGCCGACGACCCGCGAGGTACGGTACGTTTTGCAGACCTCGCGGAGGAATATCCTGGAGGTGAAGCAGCCGTGCGTCAGCCGTTGCGTGTGATCGTTGATCCCAATTTGAGTCTGCCGCAAAACGCACGAATACTTTCCGCGCCGGGTCGAACGTTAATCGTCACGGTCAGTAATGATGATATTGAAGCGAATCTATTGCGCAAGCGCGGAGCAGAAATAGTACGTCTGCCAGGATCTCTGGATAAAGTAGACTTGAGGGCATTGATGGATTTTTTAGGTTCCTGGGAAATTAACGAGGTCTTGCTGGAAACAGGAGCAATTTTAAGTGGATCAATGCTTCAGGCGGGACTCATTGATGAATTAATCATTTATGTGGCGCCGTTAATCTTGGGCGATAGCGCACGCGGGTTATTTCATCTTTTGAATTTAAACCATTTATCCGATGCCTATCGCATTGAAATTCGTGATTTGCGGGCAATCGGAAAGGATTGGCGCATTGAAGCGACGATACAGTATTCTAAAAAGTCCGTTTGATCTATAAGGTGACAAAAAGGATTAATCATTAATGTTTACAGGAATCATTCAGGCAATTGGCGAAATCGCCACCCTGGAACCGCGTGACGGAGATTTACGTCTGCGGATTCGTACCGCCAAGCTCGATCTTAGTGATGTAACGATAGGTGACAGCATCGCCGTAAATGGAGTTTGTCTTACCGCGATAAATTTGCCTGGAGATGGTTTTTGGGCGGATATTTCCGGGGAAACAATCTCTCGAACCATTCTGCGACATTTAAATCGTGGGAGCAGGGTCAATCTAGAAAAAGCCTTGACCCCTACTACTCGTTTGGGCGGACATTTGGTGAGCGGTCATGTGGATGGTGTGGGCAAGATTATTTCGCGCCACGCCGAGGCACGATCAATACGTTTTGTCATTGCTGCCCCTGCTACGCTGGCGCGTTATATTGCTGAAAAAGGCTCCATCTGCATTGATGGCGTAAGTTTGACCGTCAACGGAGTAGAGGGTGCGCGGTTTGATCTGAATATCGTGCCGCATACCCTGGCTGAGACCACAATTGGCGAATACGCGCCAGGACAGGAAGTTAATCTGGAAGTAGATATCATCGCCCGTTACCTAGAGCGTTTACTTTTAGGCGAACGCGCGGCCCAGCCACGACAGGGTGGAGTAACTCGGGAGTTGCTGGCCGAAGCTGGCTTCATTGATAAATAAAAAGTCAAGGTAAAAGGTTCATTCATGCCACTAAATACCATTCCTGAACTCATTGACGACATTCGCCAGGGATACATGGTCATCCTGATGGATGATGAAAATCGAGAAAATGAAGGTGATCTTGTCATGGCTGCCGAGCTAGTTACGGCTGAAGACATTAATTTCATGGCACGTTATGGGCGTGGCTTGATTTGCCTTACTCTTACTCAGGAACGTTGTCAACAATTACGTTTGCCGCTGATGGTAAGGGATACCAATGACAAGCACGCAACCAATTTCACAGTATCCATCGAGGCGGCCAAGGGTGTGACTACCGGTATTTGCGCTGCGGATCGCGCGCATACGGTGCGCGCTGCGGTAGCTGCTGAGGCCCGTCCCGAAGATTTAGTCCATCCTGGCCATATTTTCCCTCTTATGGCTCAACCTGGGGGGGTGCTCACCCGTGCAGGCCATACCGAGGCAGGTTGTGATTTGGCGCGTTTGGCTGGCTTGACGCCGGCTACGGTGATTGTTGAAATTCTTAACGAGGATGGCACCATGGCGCGTCGTCCTGATTTGGAAATATTCGCCGCTCGCCACGGATTAAAAATGGGCACGATTGCTGATCTTATTCACTATCGTACCGTGTACGAAAAAAATATCGAACGCGTGGCGGAAACTATCCTGCATACCGAATACGGTGATTTTCGCCTGCTGGCTTATCTGGATACCCTGGATCATGCCTTACATTTCGTGTTGGTCAGTGGTCCATTAAATTCTCTCCATCCTCCATTGGTACGAGTACATCTGCAAGACGATCTCTGTGACCTCCTCGGAGGAAAATCGGCGGGATGTGGTTGGTCATTGCAAGACGCACTGATAAAAATTGGTCGTGAGGGCGGTGTGCTCATCATTTTGCGCAAACCTCAACATCAAAAAGAAATTATTCGTCGCATAAAGGATTTAGCGTTACGCGAACGGGGTGTGCAGTTACCTCTTCAAGAACAAAACGAGGATTTGCGCAGTTACGGAATTGGCGCACGGATTTTGGTCGATCTGGGCGTGCAGCGGATGCGCGTGATTAGCGCCCCAAAACGAATGCACGCCCTTTCGGGTTTTGGATTAGAAGTAGTAGAATACGTAGGTCATGATTAGGAATTAATTAAAATTCAAAGTGCCACCTATCCTTTACCCATAATGTTAACGGAAATACGAGAAACAGTTTGTTGCGAAGTTCAAGGTGCCGAACCGAATGCGTTGTAAGCTTGACGAGGAGAGCGACGGAACTAAAAATTCCGTCCAGCACTAGGCACATAAATGTTGATCGCTAGGAAAGATCGACAACTTTTTATTTCAACGTCAAATAACAGGAGGACGGCGCTTCCTCTCCACAACTAAATCCGTGGAGTTTCCGCGCTGAATTTGAATGAAAAAATTTTTTCATGGCATTTCAAAGTTGCCCAAGCGTAAATTATTTATTGTGATCCTGCTGGCGGTAGGTTTCATTGCGACAATTATCACGTTATTAACCGATTTATTTTTTCTTGACATAACCAGGTTGCCACCTTTACGTCTTGCCGTGGTGGCACCCTTGACTGGCGAGGAGGCTGCGCTGGGCCGCGCTATGCGTGAAGGGATTGAATTCAAAGTAGCCGAAATTAATCGGTCTGGTGGAATTGGCCATCGTAAAGTTTCTATTGTTACCTTTGATGATGCCAATAGTCCCGAAGGCGCACGGATTGCCTCCGGCAATGCCGCCGCTTCCGGCGCTATTGCCGTG from Gammaproteobacteria bacterium carries:
- the nrdR gene encoding NrdR transcriptional repressor; its protein translation is MRCPFCLATDTRVIDSRLAGEGDQVRRRRECPKCEERFTTFESAELIMPRVIKRDGTRQLFDQAKLRVGMMRSLEKRPLDTEVVESAIARIEYRLRTSGEREVRSRILGEWVMEELRGLDQVAYIRFASVYRGFKDVNDFREEIERLQEGLSTDGNK
- a CDS encoding transposase produces the protein MELTIVQFKKIEQMLPHQRGNVKISNFTVLNAILHILEQGCKWRDLPKEFGNWHTIYTRANRWAKKGVLDLVLSSLRGELIKD
- a CDS encoding lipopolysaccharide export system permease protein, encoding MKILDRYIGRVVAFGISVVMLVLLALYTFVALLGEMDRVGSGHYGIVAAIIYVLYTLPKRVYELFPVTALIGTLVSLGSLSASSELTAIRAAGVSIGRIGRSVMRVGAILMAAVVLVGEFIAPDMEQYATRERAIALGQQVAMKGRSGFWARDGDNFINIRRIHPGGRLSDLTIYQLDADHRLKTQTQATMATYYNGAWQLAGIMRREVSREGISTEYIPQATWQSLISPALLEVVMVRPDALSIVGLYHYIQYLQDNHLDASRYLQAMWTKLVDPVTTGVMILLALPFIFGPLRSVSLSQRVLAGFFVGISFHILNRAFHYIGQIYSLNPAFSACFPTLLFLGITLTWLKRVR
- the glyA gene encoding serine hydroxymethyltransferase — protein: MFSRKITIKDFDPELWSALQQEAERQEQHIELIASENYASPGVLMAQGSVLTNKYAEGYPGKRYYGGCEHVDSAELLAIERAKKLFGAAYVNVQPHSGSQANAAAYMALINPGDTILGMSLDAGGHLTHGAKPNFSGRIYKAIQYGVRAGDGLIDYDQVERLANEHRPKLIVAGFSAYSRWVDWGRFRAIADNVGAYLLVDMAHVAGLVAVGLYPSPIGIADVTTTTTHKTLRGPRGGMILARANPDIEKRISSLVFPGIQGGPLMHVIAAKAIAFKEALAPEFKIYQTQVISNARTMAEVLVERGYRIVSGGTDNHLFLVDLIQHGLTGKAADAALGAAYITVNKNAVPNDPQSPFVTSGIRIGTPAMTTRGFCEYESRILANWIADILNDVTNTTLQTEIRAKVLDLCARFPVYTN
- the glrR gene encoding DNA-binding transcriptional activator GlrR, producing MSAKPIDSLNIHPQPRVLVVDDDPDLLRLLTIRLKAAGYEVAGAGGGEQALSMLPTFRPQVLLTDLRMDGMDGLALFDTVSRRHPTLPVIILTAHGTIPEAVDATRRGIFGFLTKPFDARLLVEQIDAAVRLRAPDAPDVAAATWRADIITRSSAMEEVLSQARRVAEGDASIYIHGDSGTGKELLARAIHRAGRRARGPFLALNCAAIPENLLESELFGHVKGAFTGAVNSNKGMFVAASGGTLFLDEIGDMPLSFQAKLLRVLQERQVRPVGATQNIAVDVRIICASHRDLEVEIRNREFREDLYYRLCVVTLHLPSLAERPEDILLLADYFLTTLSKRYGYEDLRFAPEALELLVQAPWPGNVRQLYNVVEQVVALSTGTVIPSLLVGRALRGEPQDIPSLEEARNDFERDYLVRLLRLTRGNVAHAARLAKRNRTEFYRLLHRHHLDPVQFKDEMG
- a CDS encoding exported hypothetical protein (Evidence 5 : Unknown function); the protein is MSRWLKMMPLLISVAFSSLLRATEEPTAVEAKAAIRKTLSTIDDTATPTNISHATVTVESIECDDAMLATIASTVPSDNDLARVERDATADSAMLPRLAAMLLARNNHGDASRALRLLEGFPRQHPTWARGSVQWLLLLARERVLARKGEIRIKSATNVQNNELITLRKELEEARKDRETARREIIELRRKLKDITSIEKSMDERKTH
- the dapF gene encoding diaminopimelate epimerase; translation: MLDNVIHFTKMHGLGNDFVIIDALRQQITLTPTLVRFFADRHFGIGCDQVLLVEHSERKGLDFRYRIFNADGGEVEQCGNGARCFARFVREEGLTNKDQIAVETAAGEIFLRIEKNGEVTVNMGKPCFIPEAIPFLADQEAIFYSLLVTEQKISCGVVSIGNPHCVLRIDNIATANETITTLGPILEHHERFPQRVNVGFMEVVTRESIKLRVHERGVGETLACGTGACAAVAVGIRQGLLDPRVIVDLPGGQLTIHWPSERDPISMTGPAARVFDGTIELAFLDRALLKTCG
- the topB gene encoding DNA topoisomerase 3 translates to MTYLYLCEKPSQARDIARALGVRKKGVGCLMGESNGQQIVVTWCYGHLLEMEPPDSYDPAFKRWSLETLPIVPNEWRLAPRPDGKEQLQAIQALLKEASEVIIATDADREGELIAREVLTLSRWRGPVQRLWLSALDDASIRKALAALLPGAKTEPLWQAGLGRARADWLVGMNLTRAYTVTGRRMGYDGVLSVGRVQTPTLKLIVDRDLTIESFVPIAYFDVIALFVLEGDPAYHGEYEGEVKKTRKGKKGAVMAKAGTNPGERRFHARWIPPESVADAEGRCLKREAAEDVVAKVTRHFGEIGKAETKRVKEPPPLPFDLSTLQQVASRRWGMGAQQVLDTAQALYETHKAITYPRTDCPYLPDSQHAEAPTVLTAIVASDPTMATLVRDANPALCSRAWDESRITAHHAIIPTAAKSEVGRMNGVELKIYDLIRRRYLAQFYPAHEYDRTEVEVVIEQALFRATGRVMRIAGWRVALGEETPTEDGDEEPVLPVMTTGESVKNLETLLEDKQTRPPSRYTEGTLIAAMKNVGRAVADPKLKKVLKETSGIGTEATRAGIIETLVKRGFLLKEGRRNLISTPAGRALIDALPEAVKDPATTALWEQGLEEIARGESALQPFLERQARWVGEIIAIVKTGRTPSGLARLTAHKQGINAKNTQVSSLAKVDHKTAQDADKTIVQTPSPREGHIPALWDDIPPPWESVSFSLPSPATQIHCPSCNQGHLVKRTAQRGANTGRIFWGCSEFPRCRYTDYH